Part of the Lagenorhynchus albirostris chromosome 19, mLagAlb1.1, whole genome shotgun sequence genome, gctaggacttccaaaactatgttgaataatagtggtgagagtggacatccttgtcttgttcctgatcttagaggaaatgctttcagtttttcaccattgagaatgatgtttgctgtgggtttgtcatatacgctGATGGGcctctttttaaagttatttttttctgatgggCCATTTGaggatgtttgtgtgtgtggagttGGATTTGAGTTGACTACCCCTTCCCTAACTTTGAGATTCTGTGATTCTCTTGCTTTGACCGTATGTGACAGGAATTCTTGAAGACTCTCTCCCTgagggaggccacagcagtgggttATCCCTGCAGTGACTTCCAGGCCTGGAGTCAGTCTGGAGTGACTGATCGTTCTGGTAATCACCCTTACCACCAGGTCTGTGTGGCGCCTTCTCCTTCTCACCCTATCAGCTGGAATGTGTCTTCCTGGGAGGAATCATTTGCTCAGGCCTGGCTACAACTAGGGAAGTGTCTTAGTGGCCAGGGAAGAGGAACACAAAAGAGCTGGGGTTGGCCCTTCTCACTACCCTAGgcctttctctttatttgttgCTGGTACCTGCTATGTACCAACTCCTTAAGCACCCAGGCTGGAGTGGGGGCTACGCTGGAGAAGGAGAACCTCCCCTCATGAGAGGGGTGTGTCCAGGGTACCTCGGAACTGAGGGTAGTTTGCCTCAGTAAACTGGGGGAATTCTGGAATGTTTGTTTCTTAAAGCCTCAGGTACTGCATTAGAGCCACTGGGTCTCACCAGGGCAGAAACTGTGGCCCCCTGGAAGGATGTCTGTAAAGAGACATTGGTTCACTTGCAGAGATGGTCAGGCCCAAGTCAAGGCAAGTTCTCATTTGTAGGTTGTAAACCTGCTTTGACAGGCTGAGCATGCACTTAGAGGCTTCTGTTCTGATGGCCATGGAGCTTGCTGATTTCAAAGGGGAAGAAAAGGCCTGGGCTCCATTCCTCACAGCCTCATTTTGCCATCTATGCTTTCTGCTGCTTGACATGGGCTCTCAGCTGCTCCAGTCCAGGCCAATTTTGTGGACATTTTAATGCTGACTATGCCAGTGGCCTTCTGTGGTCTTGAATTCTTTCCTAATCTCTCAgagtcttggtttcttcatctacaaagtTACACTAATCACACCAGCTTTTCAGGGCTGTGAGACTCCAATGAGAGAACACATGTAACTGTTTGGCTTACAGGAGTTTGACTTACAGTACATGAACCAGCAAGTTCATGGATGGGAGCTCTCTAGGACGGGGGCCTCAGAGATCCCTGAGCCACCTGGGAAGGGGTGGCCACTCAAGGACTGAATAAGCATGGAGCAGAGGGACTACAATGCAGGTCTCGGGATTCACCTTCTGGGCCAGCCAGGGCAGCCTGAAATCTCTGGAGCCCTTTCTTCAAATAGAAGATAAGGAAAAGGCCCTTAGGGTGCTGGGGGCACCTAGACATCAGGGGTCTGCCCCAGGAGAGGGTTCTGTCCTGGCCAGCCATCTGGGCAGCAGACCTTAGCTGATTTCCCTCCCAACTTCAGGCAGGGAAGTGGTGGACGAGGCTGTTGCCAGTCCTCGGTCAAGGCTGCTCTTTAGTGTGGTGTCCCTATAGGAGACTGAGATATCCACCTTCTTCCTAGCTCTTGACCTAGTATTCACCTAGCACCTGCCAATGACTGCTTACAGCTGAGTCCTGCTTTATACCCTCAGTTGATTACCCCTAACATCCTCATAATTACTGATGAAGAGACAGGGTCAGAGGGTCATACCATGAGGGAGAGGAGAAGCAAACTAGAGGCCAAGCCTTTGAGGGAAGTGGTTGTGTGCCTACTATTCAGCCCCAGTTGTCCCTCAGGTGATCAGAGCCTTGTGGGGGGATGGAGGGTGTTTGGGGCTAAGCCCCACTTCCCACACGCCTCAGACAGATGGCTGGGTGGAAGGCAAAGGATTGTTTCCTGACAACTTGGACAGAaggtgtgggaggaggggaagtggGTCACTTGGCCACTTAAATTGAACAGGGTTTGCCCAGAGCTCAGTCCTCCagagcagaggggctgggccaggcACCATGGGAACAGGGGTGCCCCAGTCAGGGAGACAGACCATAAATATGTAAATGTGACAGTCTCATGCAGTGACAAGTGCTAAGAAGATGAAACGGGGTGGTGAAGTGAGTAAATGGGTGGCTGCTTTAGACGGAGTGGTCACAGTGTCTGAAGGTATCTATGAGGAGGTAACATTTGACCTGACACATATGTGACAAGGAAGCAGACACATGGAGATCTACGAAGAAGGGTGATCCAGGTAGAAGGATCAACAGTTGCAAACCCCTCCAGTGAGACAGGCTCAACATGTTCCAGAAACAGGAAAATGCCCAGAGTGGCTGCAGAGGACGGGAAGGAGTGGGTGGCAGGAGACAAGGTTGGATAGCTGGGAGGCCAGGCCACCCAGGGCCTTGAAGCCAGGATAAATGGTTGAGACTGTCAGTGGGGAATGGGAAGGGAAGTCATTGGAGGGCCGTAGGACAGGATATACAGCACCCCTCAGATCATGGAAAGAGGTGCAGTTTGTTCCTGAAGGACAGGCACTATGCAGCCTTCCCTCTCACTCCCCACAGTGCACGCCTGTGCTCTGGGTTTAAGCCAAGGTTGTCTGTCAGTCCCACCTGTCGGAGTCCTTCTCAGCCTCTGCTTCAGGGCTCTTGGAGGCCTAGCAGACAGTAGGTGTGAGGGTAATAGAGATGGTTGGTGCCAATTTCAAGAGTCCCACTATAAGCTCAGCATATCTGGCATTCTTTGCGGACCTCGGTGATGGGCCCTCAGAGGTGAGCATCCTTCTGTTTTATTAGTCTGGAGTCAGTAATGTCCTCTTCCTCATCACTCTCCTGCCTCCAGCCCTGACCCAGGTCCAGCTAGGCCAGCATCTATATCTGTTTTGCTGAGATGATAGAATGGGGTTGTGACTTTGAAGATTTGGGAAAACTGTGAGATCATCCCCAATGGGTGAAAACACCCATTGTTTAGTGTGGCAGTCTGCCTGGTGCCATTGTTTGGAGGCAGAAGCCCTGGTTCAGACCTGTCTTGCCCCTGTCTTGCCCCTGTCTGAGAAAGCCAAGGTCAGAGATCAGGGCTTCAGCCCTAcatgttgttcatttttttttttaatttatttattttatttttatttatttttggctgtgttgggtcttcattgctgtgcgcgggctttctctagtcatggcgagcaggggctactcttcgttgtgattcACAggcttcattgtggtggcttcttttgttgcagagcacgggctctaggtgtgtgggcttcagtagttgtggcatgcaggctcagtagttgtggcgcacgggcttagttgctccgcggcatatgggatcttcccagaccagggctcgaacccatgtcccctgcgttggcagacagattcttaaccactgcaccaccagggaagcccccatgttgtTCATTTTTGTCTCCAGACTAGTTATCACTGGGAGTCCTGGCTCTGGAGTCCACTAAGCCTGGTTCCATCCAGTTCCACCATTTATTAGgcttgtgaccttgagcaaattagcTGACCTTGCTGGGCCTCATTTTGCTCATCTCTAATATGGGAGTTGACTCACAGGGTGTTAGAACAAATGCACGTAAAGCCCTTAGCACATTTCTACACGTAATACACATTAGTGAAAATGAGACATTATCAGCCGGACATTGCTGTTTCAAGTTTCAAAATATGGAAACACTGACCCAGAATTTGAGgataaaaatgaagttttttcTGTTACCCAATGGAATCTCCTGGGCCAGAGGTTTTAACCTGGGGTCTGTGACAACCTCAGGGAGTATGAATGAGTTGAAATCATTCACAAGGCTGGGGCATCTCTGCCTCTGCAGAAATTTGTTGGGAAAGGGCCATGGTTTATGAGACATTTTTAGAGCGTCTTTGCACCCACAGAGACCTAAGGGTCAGTGAAAGCTGAAGCTCAGTGGGTGAGAGGTCACCAAGGTCATTTCTGCTCCTCGAGGAGCCTGGCCTTAGTCAGCCTAAGTGAAGCAGGAGACGGTGTGGTCAGCAGCCCTCTTGGAAGAGCTGTAGGAGAAGCTGTCATGAAGGTCACTCTCCAATCTGATGTGAGGCTGCCCCTCAGCCTTggcattttgtttctttccaggCTGTTCTTTCCacaataaatatattagaaacaAGGTCAAGGCTGGCTGGCCATCCTGGGGAACATCCTCCCAGCCTGGCCCACCTCTCCTCTATGTTGCATGGGGATGGGAGGTGGGCTCTGCACCCTGTTGCTTTTTCTGGACTCAGGAATGCTGCCTCCTGGCTATGAGTGCAAAGCTTTGTGGAAGATTTGGAGTCAGAAACTATAAATCCTGTAGTTTGCTGGACTCTGTGCTGGGAGGTTGAGGAGGTGGGGTCGGGTGTGGCAGGAACCACGCTGGAACCCTCACAGCCCAGAGCTGTGTTCAGGCAGAGGAATGAGCCCTGGGTGTGTTGATATGGCTTTGCACGTGGGGTTGGAGTCAACAGTTGAGTCTGGAAAGGAGGACCCAAATGTGTGGCATCTGAACAGTGACCTGAGGGGAGGGCGGGCATCATGGCAGGAGGACTCACCTGTGCAAAAGACACAGGGAGCAAGCACTCAGAGAGTTCTGGTGTGTTTATGTGTGGAGCTGGATGGAGATAGGAGAGAATGGCTGAGGAGTCAGGGATGGGTGTGGATAGCCACATGTGGAGCTTTGGGGGTTTGACCTTTAACCCAAGGGTGAGGGTTTTGTAGGGGAGGGACATGGACAGCCTTGTGGTTTAGAGCTCAGGgatgcaaagttagcagaaagcaAGCAGTGACCTTGACCAGAGAACCCAGTATCAGCACTGATGTACTGGGTGAGCTTGGGGCAACCAGCTGAACCTtggttttcccacctgtaaaGTGGGCTGACAGTGGAATCTGACCACATGGCGATGTGATCACGACATAGAGATAAACACATCAAGGTCAAGAAGGCCTCGAATGAGGTTGGTGTTGGCCTCAGCAGCCCCATTTGACATCTTTAAAGCAAAGTCTTCAGTCCACATACCTTTGAAGGTTCCTTCTCCCACTTTCTGGGAGCCCCTGAGCAGTCCTGTTCCTCAGGAGAGCTCACTCTGCCCTGTCCCACTCCACCGGGCCAAAGGGGTCTTCTTGTCCTTTTATCCCTCCACCTCTTTACTCTACCACTACTTCTGCCAAGTAGTTTTTGTATTAGCATGTTAATCACACTGTTAAGAACAatgttgaaaaaggaaaaaacaccccCCCACTTCCTTCACCTCACTGTCCCACCACATGgcgccactttttttttctttggatgaGCTTCTGGCCTTATTTCCCCTCATCCTCCATCTCCAGCTTCTCGGTTTCCTGCCCTAATCTCTTTCTGAGGCTCTAGACATTTGCTAATGTTGTTTCTTCTGACTGGCATACTCCTTTCTCCAAGACCTTCCCTGAGGGCTGCTTAGGACAGAGCGGGAGATGGCCCTCATCCATTCCTCCAGCTTTCCCCCTGCCCCAGAGTTCAAGATGCTCAGCAAGGCATCTTGAGAGCATGATGTGGTAGGGTTGGGCCACAATGAGTGAGCCAAGCATAGTGAATACTAGGGTGGAAGGGGCAGAGATGCGAGATGTGGGGCTGTGTCCTGCCTCCAGTAACCCAAGTTTGCATGTGGTACAGTCACAGTCTGACCCCTTGGAAATGTGACCAAGACAGAGCAGCTGGGACTAGCTGTTGATCCTATGTTTTTCCCATTTGTTGATGTATTTCTTGGCAGAGTGTGAACTGGGATACACCTTGTCCCAAGCAGGCGTGACCGGGTCCAAGCTTTCTCCTCTGCTTGTTTTAGACTTTCCTGGACATTTCTTAGTCATCCCAGCACTGAACTGCTATTTTTAGTGCCACCACCTCCTAGGGGACTTAAAATAAAGCTGGCTCAGCTTCCTGGCCCCTCATTGGCTGGAGTGTTGGTCACAGGCAGGGAGATTGGCTGGATTGGGGATAAGCCACTGCCCACTAACACTGTCCTTCCCTCTGGCTCTTCTGGCCTTGGGTGAGGTCATAGGGACTGGAGCAAACTAGCACTTAACCATGTTGAGTTGAGGGCTTTACTAGGTTCCCTTAGTGAGACCACAACCACTGGCAACCTCAGGGTTCCACCCTCTTATAGAGAAGGGGGCTGAGGCCCTAAGAAGTGCAGTGACTTGCGTGAGATCCCACTACTGCCAATGGTTGTCTGCCAGGGCCAAACCCACCTCCTTACTGCTTTGGTTCAGAGTTCCTGTTATTAGGAGAGAGGGGGTGGGCTCCTCTACAGTCAGAGATGACTACAGAGCAACACACAGGTCTGCTGTCATGGATCCTGCAGGGAGATGCACGCCACCCTACCCGGGCCTGCCAAAGCGTGAGCGACTCTTTCATCTGGGGCTTGGGTTTTCCGTCtagcagcctggggtccctgaTATCTGTAGCGGGGGggcccacccctccctctcctccccccctcAGAGACTGGAGAGGGGCAGCCCTTCTGATGGAGTGAGTGCTGGGATGGGAATGTGAAGACATGACACATTTCCCCCTCACAGCCTTCATTTCCCCTCCCAACATTTCTGTTATTACCTGTGATCCTCTGAACCCATGGTTCCAGCTCTGAAGTGGGTAGATATAACCCCCATCAGTGACGAAATCATGTCACCTGGCCTCAAAGACGTAACTACCCCCTTAAGACAAAGTGTGTGCGGGGGGAGTCACTCGCTGTCTTTGTTGCAACTGGGGCCTTGAGGAGCCATTTCCCCCCACTCCCAATGGGTCTTCTTCCACCTGCCAGTAAGCCCGGAGGGCAGTGTTGAGGGACTGAGTGCTGAGTCTCAGCAGGACAAGGAGTGGGCCTGAAGGCTGCAATAGAAGACACTCCACATACAGACATCAGTAGTTCCCGACCTGCAAAGTGGGAAGAATAGCAATAACTCTCAACAGCCTTGcaggttgttgagaggattaaatgaaaagatatggGGAGAGTGCTTAGCTCCTCCTTAAAAGCCCATCCCTCCATTGGACTTGCTCTGACCTTCCTTTGTCCTGGCTCCACCCTCAGCACCCATCCTGCTGTTTCATCCACGAGAGCCCCTCAAAGGAGGGTCTGGGTCTGGTCCACCTCTGGGCTCCCTGCACTGGTCTGTATTGAGGGATCGCCTGTCAGTTCCCTGGgccctctctgtgtttcctgggaGAACAGACGTCAGCAAAAGACTCCCTACTCAAGGAGgtctgggaggggtgggggtcagTGAGGAGACTGGCTGGCTACCTCCTGCTTCCACGGTACCAAGGTACCAACACTACCCTCCCTGTCTCACTGGACTTGCAGGTCTCAACGAGGCCGGGTGACGCTCCAGAATGGGAGACAAGCCAATTTGGGAGCAGATTGGATCCAGCTTCATTCAACATTACTACCAGTTATTTGATAACGACAGAACCCAACTAGGCGCAATTTATGTAAGTCTTCAGCTCTAGGACCAGAACGGGACCTCAGGGAATCAATTCACATGTTGGGCCAGTGCCTCCAGTTCACAAGTTCTGGCAGCCCTCACTGAATTTGGCTGTCCCCTTTTATCTGAGCTACTCTCCATGGCACAGGGGGCTTAAGGCCTAGCCCAACTCCCTGGTCCACACATTCCTTTCTGTCATCTATAAGACTGGATTCTGATACCCTAGGCAGCAGGTTCTGGGCTTGCCATTCCATGGTCCTGGGAGTGCCTCTGTTCTAGATTGGGCAGCAGCAGACAGAGGCTAGGGCTCATGGTGCCCTCTGGAGGCAGCAGCTGTAAGCATCATCAGTGCCCCGCTGATCTCTCCTGGAGGCCCCAGGTCCACCTTCCTTTGGGGGGCCAAAAGCCGCTGAATGCTCATGGGAAACAAATGGGGTTAGTCCAGGGAGGTTGGTGTGTCTTGAGAAACCCTTCTATGCAGGTATGATTTGCTGCTGTTTTAGTGATGTTCATATATACCAAGAGTTAATTGTATTTGACCCTGCCCAAGACAGAAATGTGATTGATCAGGCCACGCCTAGCAGGTCTGCCCAGGATAGGAGAGGTAGGAGTCATCCAGCATAGCCTTGCAGCCTGACTGGGCTGTGGGCAAACTCCTTTGTGTCTCCCTCCAAAAAGTCAGGGCCAGTTCagaaatttagaagaaaagaaaaggatcttACCAGTGGAAGAACAAATCCAGCACAGGTATTTGATTGTCACTATCATaggtagagaattttaaaaactcaaactgGTATGACTCTGGGATCCTTGGCACTTCTACCatattgcttttaaaatcaattaaagcAGGCCTGACCCAGAGAAGAGTTAGCAAGGTCCTAAAAGAGTACTTTAtgtatgtcattttatataaacCTCAGCACATATTCCTTTtaaagatcaggaaactgagactcagggggagaaaaaaaaagtagcttgcTTAATGTCAGAGCTGGTAAGTAGCAGAGGCACTTTTGAGTTCTGCCCCTGAAGGCTGTGGCaggagagatggggtggggaagaAGTGAAGGTAATGGGTTACATGTTGATGGTAGGGAGGGTCCCAGGCAAGGCCTTGTCAGCCTCCATTCCTCTCTGACCCCATGGGAAGGGCCTCTTTGGAACTCACTGATGGCTTTTCTGGGACTGGTGCTGACTGACCATGCAGCAGGATGGCTTTTGACTGAGCCCTGGCCACATATAGCCAGCCTGGAGCTCATGCATATCAAAGGCCATACAACTTCTTGAATAAAAGGTGGGAAGTGAACTTATTAATAAGTTTGTATTTTGTTACATAGTCTTTCAGAGCTTGGGTTCTGCAGTGCTGGGGTGTAATTAAAGAAGTTGTTCATCCTGTAAAGTTTGGAAGTTaccctcattttccttctttacagGCAGGGAAACTAAGACATGAACTAATTTCCCCAAGCAAGACCCTTTTCAGGGTCCTTTCAGGGCCTCAGAGATACTCCTTGTGCTCTGAAGCCCTGACCCCAGGTTTCCTGGTTTTCAGATTGACGCGTCATGCCTTACGTGGGAAGGACAGCAATTCCAGGGGAAAGCTGCCATTGTGGAGAAATTGTCTGTAAGTaagggccagggctgggctgcaggcagctccttccccaccccactggCCACAGCCCACCACCCACTCTTTCCTTTGCAGAGCCTTCCGTTCCAGAAAATCCAGCATAGCATCACGGCGCAGGACCATCAGCCCACGCCAGATAGCTGCATCATCAGCATGGTTGTGGGCCAGCTCAAGGTAATAGTGCTGCTGCCTTGCAGTGCTGCTGTCCTGCTTCTCAAGGGACACCCAAAGTGATGCTTAGAGCTGTGTAGCTCAGTACAATAGCCATCAGCCACATgtggtgatttttaaattacattaagtaaaatgaaataaaattaaaatgtagttcCTCAGTTGCATTAGTCATACTTCAAGTGCTTGTGGCTGCCTATTGGACAGCGCAAACATAGAACATTTCTGTTATTGCAACAAGTCCTATTGGAGAGCACTCGTATAGAGCATTTTTGGAAAAGGGACAAGAGGTATAGGAGCAGGATGGGGCTGTGATCCAAGCCACTGGGCCTTTGCACTGCCTCAAGGTGTAGGTGGGCCTTCTGCAGGCAGCTGATCCTGAGCTGGAGTCCATGCTGCCACTCCCCAAGCTGGCTGCTGATTCTTCCACCTGCTGAGCAAAGCAGATTCCTGAAACCCTTGCTTCTCTTTGCATTTCTCCTTCCACTTCTCAAGACCTGTTACCTTCAAAGCCTTCCTGTGGTCCCGTACCCCCCAGGAACTCCTACTTGTTATGCTCTAACAGGCTGAAGCCAGATTCTTGATTTCCCAAAAAagcctctcctccttcccaaagCAGGACAAATGAGCTGCCCCTTAACCAGGTTCCAACCTCCTGGGCCTGTGGCATCATGGGGCCCAGAGTAACAGGCCCACATGCCTTCTCCCTAGGCTAGGCAGGGCTTCTTGAGTCCGTTACAAGGGTGGAagaaagtggcgggggggggggctagGCCTCTCCAGTGGACCCAGACGGACCTGCCTTCTGGCCTGTTCTTTCCTGTTAGTTTCTCCTGCCTGTCCAAGATACCGTGCCCAGCAAGTGTGCTCAAATAGGCCTTGGGAGTGAGGAGGTCTCTCCTGGGGTCTTAGTGCCCACTTTCCCAGGCTGGAATCAGTTAGCAGTGCCTCTTCCCACCTGGCTTCAGGTTCTTTCTGGTGTTTTTGTCCAACCCCCAAAAGACTGATTTGCCTCCTTGCTGATGATAATTCCTGGAAAAAACAGTGATATTAGAAACACTGTTGGTTGGCTGGGCTCCTACCTCAACTAGGCCTCATCTGGGTATTCTGCAGTTTGGGTGGAAGTCTCTCGCCTTTCTTTTTTCGTTGCAAATATGTTACATGACAAGAAACAGATTACCTGATAGTGCTGCATTGGTTTTTTTCGCTTGTAGAGCTGTAATCAGTGTGAGCTTGGTTTTGAACCCTTTCTCATGTACTTGGCCATAGTCAGTATTAGTAGTACCTTCTCCTGGTTGGACTAACTGGCATAATCAGACACTAAGATTGTTTAGTTTACAGATTACTGTGAGTTACATGGTAAGTGCTGCAGAACTCTTTCACATTGATCATTTGTGCCCAGAAACATGGGTTCAGAGGCACGTACGTTCTCTGCTCTGTTGCTGTAGCTAACTGGTGAGTTGTTCTGCAGTTTGTGTACACAGCAGTGTGAGCTGCCATCTCAAGGCCCAGTTTAGTGCCCAGTTTAGTGCCCAGTTTAGTGTTTCATACATTGTGTCAATTCACAGTCACAAGTACCCCTTAGCTCTCCTAGGATTTGCGTCCAAGTTGTAGGGCCTGATCCCAAGTCAGCGTTCACCTCCTGCTGAACACCCTTCCTGTTCCTTGGCCACCTTACTGaaccattttctctctcctcacaGGCCGATGAAGACCCCATCATGGGGTTCCACCAGATGTTCCTATTAAAGAACATCAATGATGCTTGGGTTTGCACCAATGACATGTTCAGGCTTGCCCTGCACAACTTCGGCTGACCTCCTCCCAGCCAGGCACTCATGctgtttcctcctccctcctcttcccgaTATTATTCATGCTCCTCCAGATGCTCCAAATATCATACACAAATGAGCAGGGCCGCGGTGGGAGTGGGCGCAGTGCGCTACTGCTGCCGAGGTATTGTGCATGATGTTTGGACGCTAGACTAGTTGCATCTGATGGGAGAAGTTTGTGTTGTACCAGCGCATGCCTTGGAAAGACTTAAGTAATGCGaaaggttgtcttttttttttttttttttaatctactgacAAGTTGCTCTAGTAACCCAAAGAAGTGAAGGAGAAAGCAGCTGCCTCACCACCGAGATATTGATTTGTTCAGATGTTTCAATGCCTCATGATACAATAAAACCACAAAAATTTTCTTAAcagt contains:
- the NUTF2 gene encoding nuclear transport factor 2 isoform X1 — protein: MGDKPIWEQIGSSFIQHYYQLFDNDRTQLGAIYSGPVQKFRRKEKDLTSGRTNPAQIDASCLTWEGQQFQGKAAIVEKLSSLPFQKIQHSITAQDHQPTPDSCIISMVVGQLKADEDPIMGFHQMFLLKNINDAWVCTNDMFRLALHNFG
- the NUTF2 gene encoding nuclear transport factor 2 isoform X2; translation: MGDKPIWEQIGSSFIQHYYQLFDNDRTQLGAIYIDASCLTWEGQQFQGKAAIVEKLSSLPFQKIQHSITAQDHQPTPDSCIISMVVGQLKADEDPIMGFHQMFLLKNINDAWVCTNDMFRLALHNFG